A single Eleginops maclovinus isolate JMC-PN-2008 ecotype Puerto Natales chromosome 5, JC_Emac_rtc_rv5, whole genome shotgun sequence DNA region contains:
- the LOC134864268 gene encoding E3 SUMO-protein ligase ZBED1-like: MIGRVLEQSKALCQVLSEDRKTRHLVPTWQDTDVLESVNNALGPLQEFTDALSGEDYVSVSYLKPVLHLLRTATLAETDQDTNLTKEIKSRALHYIEEKYSDPVTQKLLDITSFLDPRFKKSYISEENVPYIKDRVKMEMEQVAQKEQRACVTTHPMPLSAEEEPPSTSTKRKRSLGSFFKTKAVPASSTVQLEDTIKAELDNYLITPTIDGEQDPLAWWRVHNVNFPWLSKLARKYLCIPATSAPSERLFSASGNIVTCQRASLKPAKVDMLVFLAKNL; encoded by the exons ATGATTGGGAGGGTGTTGGAGCAGAGCAAGGCACTGTGCCAGGTTCTgtctgaagacaggaagacgcGGCACCTGGTCCCCACTTGGCAAGACACAGATGTCCttgaatctgtaaacaatgCCCTCGGTCCTCTTCAGGAGTTCACAGACGCCCTCTCAGGTGAGGACTACGTAAGCGTGTCATACCTGAAGCCagtgctccatctcctcagaaCAGCAACGCTTGCTGAAACTGACCAGGACACGAATCTCACCAAGGAGATCAAATCAAGAGCTCTCCACTACattgaagagaaatacagcgaCCCAGTGACACAGAAGCTCTTGGACATCACATCCTTCCTTGATCCAAGATTCAAGAAGAGCTACATAAGTGAAGAGAATGTCCCATAcatcaaagacagagtgaagatggaaatggaacaggtggcacaaaag gagcagAGGGCTTGTGTCACAACCCATCCCATGCCCCTaagtgcagaagaagaaccaccATCCACCTCTACAAAGCGAAAGCGGTCACTGGGCAGCTTTTTCAAGACCAAGGCGGTCCCTGCTTCCTCTACTGTGCAGTTGGAGGATACCATTAAAGCAGAACTGGACAACTACCTCATAACTCCTACCATTGATGGAGAGCAAGATCCACTGGCCTGGTGGAGAGTGCACAATGTCAACTTCCCATGGCTTAGCAAGTTGGCTCGTAAGTACCTTTGCATACCAGCAACGAgtgcaccatcagagagactgTTCAGTGCCAGTGGCAATATTGTCACATGTCAGCGTGCAAGTCTGAAGCCAGCAAAGGttgacatgttggttttcttggccaaaaatctctga
- the LOC134864253 gene encoding 52 kDa repressor of the inhibitor of the protein kinase-like: MDSAKETNIKENRHILKCVAEAVLYCGRQCIALRGSAEQQHCSGNPGNFLALLKLLSNHDEKLKQHLEKPKLKNATYLSPQSQNEMIDVIGKHMIQAKIVEEVRHAQMYTVLADEVTSHNEELMPMCVRFVDKDLNIREELLEICTLPRITGRHIASAIKDVLSHLSIEIADCRGQGYDGASNMSSENVGVQALIKKDAPKAVYMHCNGHCLNLVIARSCALPVVRNMIDKMKYIVMFFTCSPKREHLLKEVVDKEAHSTGKRKPLIDLSRTRWAARHDAYSHFYSAFVASRLMGLIPSVQCNSDVTVDISEAVALYQDDLPSPEVIDQELKRWKLKWQVKALHQRPSSCASAIKECDEMMYPNIFKLLKIACTLPVTSCECERSASVLRRLNTFMRSSMGEDRMSSLALIHTHYDMALDLDEAVDLYSKMHPRRLELMSVLMQ, translated from the coding sequence atggacagtgcaaaggagaccaacatcaaagagaacaggcacattctcaagtgcgttgcagaggctgttctctactgtggccgtcaatgcattgcactgagaggatcagctgagcagcagcattgtagtggcaatcctgggaatttcttggccctattgaaactgctttcaaatcacgatgaaaagctgaagcagcatttggagaaaccaaagctaaaaaatgccacatatctatcacctcaaagccaaaatgaaatgattgatgtaatagggaagcacatgattcaggccaagatcgtggaagaggtcaggcatgctcagatgtacacagtcctagctgatgaggtcacatcccataatgaagagctgatgccaatgtgtgttcgcttcgtggacaaagacttaaatatcagagaggagttgcttgagatttgtactttgccacggatcacaggtcgccacattgcaagcgcgatcaaagatgtgctgagtcatctaagcatagagattgctgactgtcgaggccaggggtacgatggcgccagcaatatgagcagcgaaaatgttggcgttcaagctttgataaaaaaggatgcgcctaaggcagtttatatgcactgcaatgggcattgcttgaaccttgtcattgcacgctcttgtgctcttccagttgtgcgcaacatgattgataagatgaagtacatcgtcatgttcttcacctgcagcccgaagagggaacaccttctcaaggaggttgtagataaggaggcacattctaccggaaagcggaagcccctgattgacctcagccgcacaagatgggcagcacggcatgatgcctacagtcacttctacagtgcctttgtcgcatcaaggctcatgggcctaattccatctgtccagtgcaactcagatgtaacggtggacatctctgaagcagtcgctctgtaccaagatgacttgccatcaccagaggtcattgaccaggagctgaaacggtggaagttgaagtggcaggtcaaagcattacaccaaagaccaagctcatgtgcctcagctatcaaagagtgtgatgagatgatgtatccgaacatcttcaaactcctgaaaattgcatgcaccttgccagtgacctcctgcgaatgtgagaggtctgccagtgttctccggagactcaacacattcatgcggagcagcatgggagaggaccgcatgtcatccttggctctcatccatacccactacgacatggctctggatctggatgaagctgtcgatctatactcaaaaatgcacccaagacgattggagctgatgagcgttctgatgcaatag
- the LOC134865035 gene encoding uncharacterized protein LOC134865035 — MQAAVTNHTPARGDAFEAELYKTSTKMGRNQENPMRKHFSFNAASNKSTCQVEGCGIEIIGNHGGNLQRHIQRRHPELFEKSLQDLQNPNKRPAADGQNTLDSVIVKKPRQVQVALTPETLKEACLELVTVNGRPFSLMEDSGFRKIIDPIQNAMGKNVTINSSNIRDMVSEIAQDEREKLETELSGRLLMLKIDSATCRDRSVLGINVQYSDGKGVVLRTLAVRDLTERHTSEYISSVVMDVLRQYNISLQQVYSVTSDNGANMLKAVSLLSDIQERALSNEDATCEETEEIGEDVEMVGEDEGSQEEPILQLDSVSHGHVLRSVRCAAHTLQLAVDDSLKQASNIIAKARRVAKRLRSQNVVCVLKRMGHKRAIVDCATRWHSTHLFDNDAFIAAVFLDPRYRLFLTECQTEKAKIHLYRTWEAIQNLEPRNAASGSDVCAAASPTQSQTSSDDEIEHLLMEKERDTSSTQRHPHVSIVSLLDTYSKEARLRRTEDLFQYWARYSVSNPDLYKLAMSVIPLPVTQVSVERAFSSLKFILSPLRSSLNEKVLEDILLVRLNKQYGL; from the exons ATGCAGGCTGCTGTCACAAATCACACCCCAGCGAGAGGCGATGCTTTTGAAGCTGAGCtatataaaacatcaacaaag ATGGGACGGAACCAGGAAAACCCgatgagaaaacatttctcatttaatgCGGCGTCCAACAAATCTACCTGCCAAGTCGAGGGCTGCGGGATAGAAATCATTGGGAATCACGGCGGCAACCTGCAGAGACATATTCAAAGACGACATCCAGAGTTGTTCGAGAAGTCACTACAAGACCTTCAAAATCCAAACAAGAGGCCAGCTGCGGATGGGCAAAATACTTTGGACTCGGTCATAGTGAAAAAGCCCAGACAGGTCCAAGTGGCATTAACCCCTGAAACCCTCAAAGAGGCGTGCTTAGAGCTAGTCACGGTTAACGGTAGACCCTTTTCATTGATGGAAGATTCgggatttagaaaaataatcgACCCAATACAGAACGCCATGGGGAAAAATGTTACAATCAATTCATCGAACATTCGTGATATGGTGTCAGAGATTGCTCAGGACGAAAGGGAAAAGCTCGAGACTGAACTGAGCGGGAGGCTTCTGATGCTGAAAATAGATTCTGCAACATGTAGAGACCGGTCTGTGCTGGGTATTAACGTGCAGTACTCTGACGGAAAGGGGGTTGTGTTGCGGACCCTGGCAGTGAGAGATCTGACAGAACGGCACACGTCTGAGTACATATCATCTGTGGTGATGGACGTCTTGCGTCAATATAACATTAGCTTGCAACAGGTGTATTCAGTCACTTCTGATAATGGGGCGAATATGCTTAAAGCCGTGAGCTTACTGTCAGATATCCAAGAGAGAGCTCTGAGCAACGAAGATGCAACCTgcgaggagacagaggagatcGGGGAGGATGTGGAAATGGTTGGGGAGGATGAGGGGAGCCAGGAGGAGCCAATCCTTCAACTCGATTCTGTGTCGCACGGTCATGTGTTGCGTAGTGTAAGATGTGCGGCGCATACTCTACAGTTGGCCGTTGACGATTCATTAAAACAAGCGTCCAACATCATAGCAAAGGCAAGACGTGTAGCAAAACGATTGCGCTCGCAGAATGTGGTGTGTGTTCTGAAGAGAATGGGGCACAAGAGAGCAATTGTGGATTGTGCAACTCGCTGGCACTCCactcatttatttgacaatgaCGCATTCATAGCTGCTGTATTCCTCGATCCTAGATATCGATTGTTTTTGACCGAATGTCAGACCGAGAAGGCGAAAATACACCTGTACCGTACATGGGAGGCAATACAGAACCTAGAACCACGCAATGCAGCCAGCGGCTCCGATGTGTGCGCAGCAGCCTCCCCTACTCAATCTCAGACATCATCTGACGACGAAATCGAGCACCTTTtgatggaaaaagagagagacaccagCTCAACACAGCGACACCCCCACGTCTCCATCGTGTCACTCTTGGATACATACTCCAAAGAAGCCCGTCTAAGGCGCACCGAAGATCTGTTTCAGTACTGGGCTAGGTATTCTGTATCCAACCCCGACCTGTACAAGCTCGCTATGAGCGTCATCCCTCTCCCTGTCACGCAAGTCAGTGTCGAACGGGCATTTTCGAGTTTGAAATTTATTCTTTCCCCGTTAAGATCATCATTGAACGAAAAGGTGCTTGAAGACATTCTGCTGGTACGTCTGAATAAACAGTATGGACTGTAG